ACATTTCAGTATCCATACCTATACCGTCGTTCAGGTTCACTTCCACATCGTTATCCAAATTCAAAGAACTTTTCACACCGCTCCCAAACACATTTCTCACCGCATACAAAAACGCCGTCGTAGGCCAACTTCGGTCATGTCATGGGATATCATCTCTATTTCAGTGAACATGCTGCTAAACTTATCCATGTTAGCTTCCATGATATCCATCACTGAATTTAACCTATCTACCTCGTTTTGAAGACTATCTATTTCATGCATGGCCCTCAACATATCATCCGACACAGTCACATCAACAGAATTGGAAAAAACCACTGCTGCTTCACTTCCACCAAATTCAGCGGCTACAATATTGCCAACATTAACAAATGTGGAGTGGAAGCCCCCTTCTCCAATTACCCATTCTGTCATTTGCTTACACTTTTTTGACGTCCATGCAACAACTGGGAGAACTGATTTACAAACAATAGACGAGCTATATCCAACTGCATCAAAATAAAATAATTGTAAAAACACCATGCATCCACTCATGTAACCAGTCCGGTTATTCTTATAGGCAACAACACCATCTAATAGATGTCTGAAACACAATGATGCCCAATTCTTGCTACCAATGGATGAGGCGTCACTCAATGCAACAAGGAACCTCATGTCAACCGTGTAAGGGGTGCTGGGGCACAACAGTACAACTAGAGTATACATTACAAAGAAACTTTTGAAAACATCATCCGCCTCCTCCCTTGCAACAATGATTTGTTTCATACTGTCTATACTTATATCTTCATTCCCACCACACAACTTCCTTCCCAGCTCCTTCATGTCATCAACATCGACACACCCCAACTCAACTCGTGTCCCGATGTTCCTAACCCCCATCACACGTTCGAATACAGTGGCATTTATGGACAAATATCTCCCCTGAATCTGAATAGAGCATCTCCCCCTGTTGCACATCCAAGTTGTCGACAACCATTTGACATAAGTCCCGGTTCAGTTTTATGCATCCCATCTCCATTAATGGGCCGAATCCCATTTGCACCACAGCATTTCTCTTACTACTTGATAGGGCTTCACAAGTTAATTTGAAATCCTTTGGGTAACAGGCGGTTTTAATCACAACATCTTCTCCCTGCAAAAAGGTCATTAACTATACCATTGCAGTTCAGCCCACTATTCAAATTTCATAAACACATCAGGTCACAAGGACTCACCGCTTTTCCGGCCTCCAACCTTCTCCGTTTAGCGATAACCTGAAATTGAAATTGAACAGCGACTTAATCAGCTTACTTCCTCCCTCACCCGTACCAAATTACCCATACAAACATATACAACTATTACCTTCATATTGCAAGACCAGATCCGAAACACACTCGCTAATCGCCCAAAATCAACAATTGTGCTGCATCTTCAATAACCCGGTCCTCTTCTTCGGGCGACTTCGTCTCTCAACATGAAACACGACTTCTATGAACGGGAATAGCATATGAGAGAGGTAGAGGGAGGGAGGTATGTTGTGTGGAGAAGAAGAATATGAGAGAGGGAGGTATGCTGTGTGGAGAGAGGAGGTATGCGGCGAATTTTTCAGCTAGAGAGGGAGGTATGCTGTGTGGAGAGAGAATGGTAAATAATGTTTTAACCCTGTCCTCGTATAACGGAACCCATCATCACCGTCTATCAATTACTGCCACGTCATTATTTTTTTCCGGGTGCACCGCGCACCCGGGTGCGCTGAATAGGTTCCCGTAATAAAGAGGGGCATCGTCTTTACTCTTTAGAACTAAGGATGAGTATCAAAACAGAAATTTAGGACTAGCTAGGAGAAATTTACGAGTGATTAGCAAGTGAAAAAGATGAGGGAGAATTAAAGAAGAAAATGAAGGAACCTATATAATCAGTGAGCACCCGACCATCGGAGAAGCGGCCGGCCGGCTTTCCGGGAAAAGTGATTCCATAAGGCGCTACCCATGAACCAGTGGCAAACTTGCCGCTATTCCCAGTATCGGCATAAGAATCCCTGAAAACAAAAAGCTTTACAGACCTCTTCTCGTGGTGGCGGTGGCGGTGGCCGGAGGTTATGGCTGAATGAAGTACTTGGGGACAAGTGGAGATGTAGAGAAGAAAGAGACAGAATGAGAGGATGGTGGTTTGCTCCATCTGTAAGCATGCAGCAGCTTTGCAAAATAAGACACACTGCAAGTGGTGGAGGTGTTTTTATACAGGAAAGATGGCACACTCCTAACTATGGTAATTCAAAATTCAATGCCCTCCATGACTCGCATTTGACCTTGGAAAATTTTCCATTTGAAGAACTTTTTGATTAAACATTTGAGGATTCAAGGGTGTCAAACGATTTTACTTATGCCAGATAAGGGGGGGAGAAAAACTTAAATTTTGGATCTCACATTCTCATCTGTATTCCAAATTTTCAAAATGACAATTTATCTCACTAAAGAAGAAAACATTAAAGAAATTTCTATTAGGATCTCTAATTCTCTCACTCTGACTCCTCTCTAAACGTCTCTCTTCAAAGTCCAAGCTTACCCTTGACACAGGCAAAAGAGTCAGTCGGAAAATCAATGTTTGGTTAACTTCGTGTAAACCTGTACCATATAAGCATATTTAAGCTAAAACAGCAAACCCTTGCTCACAGCATATGCCATTGAGACACCTACTTTTGACATTAGTAATAGAATCAACCCAAGTTTGACCAAAGACAACAAAAAGATACAACCAATCAAAACATATCAACAGGAAAATATACAAATTCACAGCTGCAACTATTCTTTCTGTCATGAACACATGATTTCTACCATTCGTTCCTGTATTTAAAAGTGAAGAAGACCAGTCTGTGAATGTTGTTTATTAACCAAAAAGAAACATTTTTGGCAGAAACTACTCAAACTAGTACAGCAAATCAGAAAACACAAAACAGAACTGAAGTGATGGGAAACTTAAAACAGGGTTTATGCACGACTCTTTCATTTAACATGGTCAACACAATATACAAAAGGGAAAAAATACAAAAACAAACTGAATAGAACTGAATTGCATTGAGAAAAAGTATAATATCCTACTAAAACCTCTAAGGCTCTAACATGAGGAGCTGATAGGAGCATAAAATGTGACGATTTTATAGTTTAACCTTTGCATTTAACTTGGCTATTTTCCTTTAAAAATATCATTTTAACTTTGTTATCTTCTTAGGTACTTCGCGGAGCAAGATAATGCAAATATGCGCTCAAGTGATGCAAGCAAGGCTTCCAATACGAAGTAGAGATGTCAAGGATGGAGTTTGATCATTCACATGGTCAAAAATAACAAGGAAATGCGATGAAACCACTTCACCAAAACAGAAGCTGCAAACACAAAGCTGAAAACTGGTTTCTGCTTATTTTCTCCGGTATTCAAGGCCTATTTCCATGCGGTTCCGAGAATGATTTCACCAAGATAACTGCCCAGATTTGTAGAGGAGAATTTGTAGATCAATTTGGACTCAAGAATCATCCAAATCAGTGATGTCATCTTGGATTTATGAAGCGTCGAATTTGGACAGAAAATCAGCAGTTCCGGAAAAGCTGTGCAGCAGTCAACTTCGAGGCAGTGTTTGGGCTGGATTCTGAGAAGATTTCTTGAGGGTTTTTGCACGATTTTAAAGAGTGACATCAGTACTATAATTGGCCCAAAATCCAAGCCCAGATTATATGTGGAAGACATTTAAAAGATAGCCCAAACATTGATCCTAGTCAAAGAAAGAAACATAGTCTGAAAAAGAAGCTTGGAAGAC
Above is a window of Fragaria vesca subsp. vesca linkage group LG7, FraVesHawaii_1.0, whole genome shotgun sequence DNA encoding:
- the LOC101310173 gene encoding uncharacterized protein LOC101310173, translating into MCNRGRCSIQIQGRYLSINATVFERVMGVRNIGTRVELGCVDVDDMKELGRKLCGGNEDISIDSMKQIIVAREEADDVFKSFFVMYTLVVLLCPSTPYTVDMRFLVALSDASSIGSKNWASLCFRHLLDGVVAYKNNRTGYMSGCMVFLQLFYFDAVGYSSSIVCKSVLPVVAWTSKKCKQMTEWVIGEGGFHSTFVNVGNIVAAEFGGSEAAVVFSNSVDVTVSDDMLRAMHEIDSLQNEVDRLNSVMDIMEANMDKFSSMFTEIEMISHDMTEVGLRRRFCMR